A region from the Arcanobacterium buesumense genome encodes:
- the smc gene encoding chromosome segregation protein SMC, with protein MHLKTLTLRGFKSFASATTLHFEPGINCVVGPNGSGKSNVVDALAWVMGEQGAKNLRGGQMTDVIFAGTASRPALGRAEVSLTIDNTDGALPIDYSEVTISRTLFRAGGSEYAINGTACRLLDIQELLSDTGMGRQMHVIIGQGKLDQVLTATPEDRRSFIEEAAGVLKHRRRKEKALHKLDAMQANLTRIEDLTAELRRQLGPLARQASTARRAQAIQQHVFDARARLLADDLAQAQARLTTQTTNEETLTQQRQAINQAVIDARADVERREAELAQSAPHLNELNQTWQRVTSLAERFSSLRALAKERQHSLTAVAPDIHRGESPESMRQRARAARVEENDLIQAVQQASDSLTLAVTQREQAEQKERGIDAELALLNRTIADKREASARLVGKLATVKSRLESLSAERERVVSTAADAKKRATDAGEQVARLEQDIVAHTDGDDTLAIEHEEAAKDLASAQEKLEQARNNLSAAQHQHVAWQTKAETLKMSLAPEDATAWAINEHRMGINGLVRDAIHVDAGWEAGIEAAMLGIAEGAVVDDVDLAIDALRAAREAEAGHVQFLIKAPHSLTDHTDEVIAQAAVSEREARPASALIRGEDPVAWALRRYLMDTIVASDLAIARKLMAAGAYRVATLAGDVITQTSARGGEVEHKATLARQAFYEDAVREAEKARDAEAAANADITEAIKARDVAQESYELVSAQLTSRDSHIAAVSAQLGILRQTLTAAHAEQERYAQRIERIDDDITTYREEQAALDAEHRQAYDDPQVHNNRVTELASAREQAHQATVTARTNETEARLALRTKEERLRAVAGRADALENTAQSIQARIDQEKRAAQRRAQASVVASNVYEYAQRAVIIAQRIVEQVERERTEFNEAHARQESEMSLARRRLDSALQEQRIFDDDHHRHELLLAELQLTYKQLAERAIDDIGMEAETLIEEYGPHQPVRDLENSDDSESIRQYPYVRAEQEKRLARAERDLAKLGKINPLALEEHAALEERHTYLSEQLADLRQSRADLLQIVRDIDERVHEVMTSAFTDVAQAFSEIFPRLFPGGDGRLVLTDPESILTTGIDIEARPPGKRVKRLSLLSGGERSLTAIAFLVAIFKARPSPFYVMDEVEAALDDVNLSRLLDIFVELQENSQLLVITHHKRTMEIADALYGVAMREGGITTVISQRLKDVIEV; from the coding sequence GTGCACTTAAAAACACTCACATTGCGTGGTTTTAAGTCCTTTGCTTCTGCAACCACGCTTCACTTTGAACCAGGGATTAACTGCGTCGTTGGCCCGAACGGATCGGGTAAATCGAACGTAGTTGATGCCCTGGCATGGGTCATGGGCGAACAAGGTGCAAAAAATCTTCGTGGCGGACAGATGACTGACGTGATTTTCGCCGGTACTGCCAGCCGTCCAGCATTGGGGCGTGCGGAAGTCTCACTCACGATAGATAATACTGACGGAGCGCTGCCCATAGATTATTCCGAAGTGACAATATCGCGAACTTTGTTTCGTGCTGGTGGTTCGGAATACGCGATTAATGGTACCGCTTGCCGGCTTTTGGATATTCAAGAACTGTTATCTGACACCGGTATGGGGCGGCAAATGCACGTTATTATCGGCCAAGGAAAACTCGACCAAGTTCTTACCGCCACTCCGGAAGACCGGCGCTCATTCATCGAAGAAGCTGCTGGTGTGCTTAAACATCGTCGTCGAAAAGAAAAAGCTTTGCATAAACTCGACGCGATGCAAGCAAATCTTACTCGTATCGAAGATTTAACTGCCGAACTCCGTCGCCAGCTTGGACCGCTTGCCCGGCAGGCTTCAACTGCTCGGCGCGCCCAAGCCATTCAACAACACGTGTTCGATGCCCGTGCCCGCCTGCTCGCCGACGATCTTGCCCAAGCCCAAGCGCGGTTAACCACCCAGACCACAAATGAAGAAACGCTAACTCAACAACGCCAAGCAATTAATCAGGCAGTTATTGACGCGCGTGCTGACGTGGAACGTCGCGAAGCCGAGCTAGCGCAAAGCGCGCCACATTTAAATGAACTTAACCAGACTTGGCAGCGTGTCACTTCCTTAGCAGAACGTTTCTCCTCATTGCGCGCGCTAGCTAAAGAACGACAGCATTCGCTTACGGCGGTGGCTCCAGATATCCATCGTGGTGAATCCCCGGAATCAATGAGGCAACGAGCACGAGCTGCACGAGTAGAAGAAAATGACTTAATTCAAGCAGTTCAACAAGCCAGTGACAGCTTAACCCTCGCTGTCACGCAACGCGAACAAGCAGAACAAAAAGAACGAGGTATCGATGCTGAGTTAGCTTTACTCAACCGCACAATTGCGGATAAACGAGAAGCTAGCGCTCGCCTGGTCGGAAAACTCGCCACCGTTAAATCACGGCTCGAATCACTAAGCGCAGAACGCGAACGAGTTGTTAGTACAGCTGCAGATGCCAAAAAGCGTGCTACTGATGCGGGGGAACAAGTAGCCCGATTAGAACAAGATATTGTGGCACATACTGATGGTGATGACACACTAGCAATTGAGCATGAAGAGGCTGCTAAAGACCTTGCCAGCGCTCAAGAAAAGTTAGAACAAGCCAGAAATAACCTCTCAGCTGCCCAGCACCAACATGTAGCATGGCAGACAAAAGCTGAGACATTAAAAATGTCATTAGCTCCTGAGGACGCTACCGCTTGGGCCATTAATGAACACCGAATGGGGATTAATGGGCTGGTGCGCGATGCTATTCACGTTGACGCAGGCTGGGAAGCTGGGATAGAAGCAGCGATGCTTGGCATTGCTGAAGGGGCTGTAGTTGACGATGTAGATTTAGCTATTGATGCTTTGCGGGCAGCTAGAGAAGCAGAAGCTGGACACGTCCAATTTTTGATCAAAGCACCGCATTCTCTTACTGATCACACGGATGAGGTGATTGCTCAAGCCGCAGTATCAGAGCGGGAAGCCCGGCCAGCAAGCGCACTGATTCGTGGTGAAGACCCAGTTGCTTGGGCCTTACGCCGATATCTGATGGATACTATTGTGGCTAGTGATCTAGCTATTGCACGCAAATTGATGGCAGCTGGAGCCTATCGTGTTGCCACATTAGCGGGAGATGTTATTACTCAGACATCGGCGCGTGGGGGAGAAGTTGAGCATAAAGCGACGTTGGCTCGGCAAGCGTTTTACGAGGATGCTGTTCGAGAAGCTGAAAAAGCTCGCGATGCTGAGGCGGCGGCTAATGCGGATATTACTGAGGCTATCAAGGCTCGAGATGTTGCTCAAGAAAGCTATGAACTTGTTAGTGCACAACTGACGAGTCGCGATTCGCATATTGCAGCGGTCAGCGCACAGCTTGGAATTCTACGACAAACACTTACTGCAGCACACGCCGAGCAAGAACGATACGCACAGCGTATTGAACGTATCGACGACGATATTACAACTTATCGCGAAGAACAAGCCGCCCTCGACGCTGAGCATCGCCAAGCTTACGATGATCCACAAGTGCATAATAACCGGGTAACTGAGCTTGCCAGCGCACGAGAACAAGCTCATCAAGCAACAGTGACCGCACGAACAAATGAAACTGAGGCGCGGTTAGCATTACGGACAAAAGAAGAACGTTTGCGCGCAGTAGCTGGGCGAGCTGATGCGCTAGAAAATACTGCGCAGTCAATTCAGGCACGGATTGACCAAGAAAAACGTGCGGCACAGCGGCGCGCTCAAGCTAGTGTGGTAGCTAGTAATGTTTACGAGTATGCGCAGCGAGCGGTGATTATTGCCCAACGCATCGTTGAACAAGTCGAACGTGAGCGCACTGAATTTAACGAAGCTCATGCTCGTCAAGAATCTGAGATGTCACTGGCCCGGCGGCGCCTTGATTCGGCGTTACAAGAACAGCGCATATTTGACGACGACCATCACCGCCATGAACTGTTGCTTGCTGAATTGCAGTTAACATACAAGCAACTAGCGGAACGCGCCATTGACGATATCGGAATGGAAGCCGAGACGTTGATTGAAGAATATGGCCCACATCAACCCGTCCGTGATCTGGAAAATAGTGATGATTCAGAGAGTATTCGACAATATCCATACGTTCGGGCAGAGCAAGAAAAAAGATTGGCTCGTGCTGAACGGGATTTGGCGAAACTGGGCAAGATTAACCCGCTGGCGTTAGAAGAACACGCCGCTTTAGAAGAGCGACACACCTACCTTTCGGAGCAACTTGCTGATTTGCGGCAGTCGCGCGCTGATTTATTGCAGATTGTTCGCGATATCGACGAACGGGTCCATGAGGTGATGACCAGCGCATTTACTGATGTTGCCCAGGCGTTTTCGGAGATTTTCCCGCGGTTGTTTCCCGGCGGTGATGGTCGGTTAGTATTAACCGATCCGGAGTCAATTTTGACGACTGGTATTGATATTGAGGCTCGGCCACCGGGCAAGCGTGTTAAGCGTTTATCCTTGCTTTCTGGCGGGGAGCGATCACTGACAGCGATCGCCTTCTTAGTTGCGATTTTTAAGGCACGCCCGTCACCGTTTTATGTGATGGATGAAGTTGAAGCAGCTCTTGATGATGTTAACTTGTCACGTTTGCTAGATATTTTTGTTGAGCTTCAAGAAAATTCACAACTTTTAGTTATTACTCACCACAAGCGCACGATGGAAATTGCCGACGCATTGTATGGTGTTGCCATGCGTGAGGGCGGAATCACAACTGTTATTTCCCAGCGATTAAAAGATGTTATCGAAGTGTGA